One genomic window of Nicotiana sylvestris chromosome 10, ASM39365v2, whole genome shotgun sequence includes the following:
- the LOC138880123 gene encoding late blight resistance protein R1-A-like yields the protein MVLLNDGTVTPNSVMEFIDTVIENLIDPLKLDDPSSLLHVEGLVDQVEKVLKELKFLFSFVNFVSDRCVEPEVQHTFFTHVLEVAWHTIMVTWLYLPSHAGGSPDPDSAPAEGYPLFSDLLRSKIQPIEPSISKIYIDVLKAIKLHQSQWYPVIQIKYVVDCEVGFVETLLHNLEELPFILSGLEIKKMLNFLRAHLLIQVSECYIQDIDSVIVDAGILVYSLNKKEKGDLDFRVKIQNLQAMIYLITRKTFLLQSNLSGIDRVGSADFILDNMEKFLSVYPNSVVSVKSQLQTIQKELKCFQAVVETQVGLQHFVTHTNGLVYEVEYVFDVCKKKDVPDWCLFLWILNIGEDIRVLMAEAAEVQENTAFDLVLHNITAAAPTRTSSQFASYQSTNEEMVGFKDVINELRSKLIKGSVNLYLVSIVGMPGLGKTTLANELYFIFFKKRKIQQLGKVQIRGTITPVLLPICLGNIITPRRLTLPYDDSLM from the coding sequence ATGGTACTGTTAAATGATGGTACTGTTACTCCAAATTCTGTTATGGAATTCATTGATACCGTGATAGAGAATCTCATTGATCCACTGAAACTTGATGATCCAAGTTCACTCCTTCATGTCGAGGGACTCGTGGATCAAGTTGAAAAGGTTTTGAAGGAGTTGAAGTTCCTTTTTAGTTTTGTCAACTTTGTTTCAGACAGATGCGTAGAGCCTGAGGTCCAGCATACTTTCTTCACTCATGTTTTAGAAGTGGCCTGGCACACAATAATGGTTACCTGGTTGTATCTTCCAAGCCATGCCGGCGGATCTCCAGATCCAGACTCTGCTCCAGCTGAAGGGTATCCTTTGTTTTCTGATCTACTACGAAGCAAAATTCAGCCTATTGAGCCAAGCATCTCCAAGATCTATATCGATGTCCTGAAAGCTATAAAGTTACATCAGTCACAATGGTATCCCGTTATCCAAATTAAGTATGTGGTAGATTGTGAAGTTGGATTTGTGGAGACTCTCCTACACAATTTGGAAGAGTTACCATTCATTTTAAGTGGACTAGAGATAAAGAAGATGCTCAACTTTTTGAGAGCCCATCTACTAATACAGGTCTCTGAATGTTATATTCAAGATATAGATTCAGTGATTGTTGATGCAGGAATTCTTGTTTACTCATtaaacaaaaaagagaagggtgATCTTGATTTCCGAGTCAAAATTCAGAATCTGCAAGCAATGATCTATCTCATCACAAGAAAGACATTTCTCCTTCAGTCCAACTTGTCTGGAATTGACAGAGTGGGCTCTGCTGATTTCATTTTAGACAACATGGAGAAGTTTCTAAGCGTCTATCCAAATTCAGTTGTTTCTGTCAAGAGCCAACTTCAGACAATTCAGAAAGAACTCAAGTGCTTTCAAGCTGTTGTAGAAACACAAGTCGGACTTCAACATTTTGTAACACATACAAATGGTTTGGTGTATGAGGTAGAATATGTATTTGATGTTTGTAAGAAAAAAGATGTTCCTGATTGGTGTCTTTTTCTCTGGATCTTGAACATTGGAGAGGATATTAGAGTGCTCATGGCAGAGGCAGCAGAGGTTCAAGAAAATACTGCATTTGACTTGGTATTGCATAACATCACAGCTGCTGCCCCTACACGTACTTCTTCACAATTTGCCAGCTATCAAAGCACGAATGAAGAGATGGTGGGCTTCAAGGATGTGATAAACGAACTAAGATCCAAACTAATCAAAGGATCAGTAAATCTTTACCTCGTTTCAATTGTTGGAATGCCTGGATTAGGCAAGACAACTCTGGCAAAcgaactatattttattttttttaagaaaagaaaaatacaacaattaggaaaagtacaaataagggggacaataacaccggtattgttacccatatgccttggcaaTATAATCACTCCTCGACGCCTTACACTGCCTTATGatgacagcctcatgtag
- the LOC104225024 gene encoding putative late blight resistance protein homolog R1B-12 translates to MLLLTLRLRQSTAGCQSCGPMNSDRITIHLLPREKEEENTDDLLLALLHDVIDDTAKLDREVENELADRLQKLLKRKRYLVLIDDVWKRSAWDDLQSCFPENNKGSRIILTTRHYEVASYDKHVSDPHKLRFFSIDESWTLLQNKVFNKERCPLVLEAVGKSIAQKCGGLPLSMVLVVGILTRMKKEKHCWEHVSTNLGPNIQAQSEGTLDQSYQNLPHYLKPCFLYMGVFPEDREIQVSKLTWLWIAEGLINTHTERLYKDIAKFYLENIIGRNLVMVAKKSSDGRIKTCRIHDLVVEFCRKKAKLENLLERIRDRGSRPSQFFLPMCNTSRRLYLYSQSLNLPKWCLFFSHVKSFQFREARNIAFSSIDCVSNTFKRFKFLRVLDFEFTMIDFIPQELTLLKYLAFRTAEDALPLPVNLCNLETLIVQGIGGRVSVPDTIWESVKLRHLHIYHKASFTLGGAKELESPSKMDD, encoded by the exons ATGCTTCTTTTGACACTAAGATTACGACAATCCACTGCCGGATGCCAAAGTTGTGGCCCGATGAATAGTGACAGAATTACTATTCACCTTCTTCctagagagaaggaggaggaaAACACTGAT GACTTGCTACTAGCCCTTCTACATGATGTTATTGATGATACAGCTAAACTTGATAGAGAGGTTGAAAATGAATTAGCAGACAGGCTTCAGAAACTTTTAAAGCGCAAGAGATACCTTGTCCTCATTGATGATGTCTGGAAAAGAAGTGCATGGGATGATTTACAGTCATGCTTCCCTGAAAATAACAAAGGAAGTAGAATTATTCTAACAACTCGGCATTATGAAGTTGCATCTTATGATAAACACGTTAGTGATCCCCATAAGCTTCGATTTTTCAGTATTGATGAAAGTTGGACCTTATTACAGAATAAGGTGTTCAACAAAGAAAGATGTCCCCTAGTCTTAGAGGCTGTCGGCAAAAGCATAGCACAAAAGTGTGGAGGGCTTCCTCTTTCAATGGTTCTGGTAGTAGGTATCCTCACAAGAATGAAGAAGGAAAAACATTGCTGGGAACATGTATCAACAAACTTAGGTCCAAATATTCAGGCTCAATCGGAGGGCACGCTAGATCAGAGTTATCAGAATCTACCACATTATTTGAAACCGTGTTTTTTATACATGGGAGTATTTCCAGAGGACAGAGAAATTCAAGTCTCAAAATTAACATGGTTGTGGATAGCCGAGGGTTTGATTAACACGCACACGGAGAGGCTTTATAAGGACATAGCAAAATTTTACTTGGAAAATATTATTGGGAGAAACCTAGTGATGGTTGCTAAAAAGAGCTCTGATGGAAGGATCAAGACATGTCGCATTCATGACCTGGTGGTTGAATTTTGCAGGAAGAAAGCGAAGTTGGAGAACCTTTTAGAAAGGATAAG GGACAGAGGTTCACGTCCTTCTCAATTTTTCCTTCCAATGTGCAATACTTCACGCCGCTTATACCTTTATTCTCAAAGTTTAAATCTTCCAAAATGGTGTTTGTTTTTCTCCCATGTGAAATCTTTTCAGTTCAGAGAGGCTAGAAATATTGCATTCTCTTCGATAGACTGTGTTTCAAACACTTTTAAAAGGTTCAAGTTTCTAAGGGTGTTAGATTTTGAATTCACCATGATTGATTTTATCCCACAAGAATTAACCCTTTTGAAGTATCTTGCTTTTCGGACTGCAGAAGATGCATTACCACTCCCGGTCAATCTTTGTAACCTTGAAACATTGATAGTTCAAGGAATTGGAGGACGAGTATCGGTACCAGATACCATTTGGGAGAGTGTTAAGTTGCGACATCTACACATATACCATAAAGCATCTTTCACTTTAGGTGGTGCAAAAGAATTAGAAAGCCCCTCGAAAATGGATGATTAG